DNA from Bacillus sp. Marseille-P3661:
ATTGTGCTTTCTTCGGCGATTTAATATGGTTTTCGGAACTAATTATAAATCTATAATAATGAAGTTACTTTTTAATAACTTGTAACTCCTTTGGATATTTCGTTAATATTTCAACTCCATCTTTTGTGATATATAGATCATCTTCGATTCGAACTCCCCCTACAGCTGGTACATAAATACCTGGTTCTATCGTAAAAGTCATGCCATGTTGCAGTTTGCTAGTGTTTGTTGAATTCATTGAAGGGAATTCATGAACATCAATTCCGAGTCCATGACCAATACGATGGGTGAAGTAATCACCATATCCAGCCTTTTCAATGATACTTCGCGCGGTTGTATCAATTCTTCCGATCTCTTCTCCCGGTTTACAAATTTCAATGGCCGCTTGTTGAGATTTAAGGACAGTATCATATATTTCATGTTGTTTGTCAGAAATAGATTGATACGCAATTGTTCTTGTTATATCCGAGCAATAACCATCTAAAATGACACCTAGATCGAACAGAACAAGGTCTCCACTTTGAATTTTAGTTAGATCTGGTGTGCCATGTGGTGAAGCTGTTTTTGCTCCTGTCAGCACCATTGTTGCAAATGACATTTGTTGGACGCCCTTTTTCTTCAATTCAAACTCAATAGTTGCAACTATTTCTAGTTCAGATTTACCCTCGCTTATAGCGTTAACACCAACTTCAACACCAAAATCTGCAAGCTCAGCCGCTTTTCTTAAGATGGATAGCTCTTTCTCATCTTTTATTAATCGGAGTTGGTTTAAAAATGGCTCAACATTTGTGAAAGCTGTCGCAGGAAAATGTGACAGTAATTCTTCATAACGTTGAATGGAAAGGTGTCCTTTTTCAACCGCGATAGCATTTACGTCTATATTTCTCCTTTTAACAGCTTGCTGAATGAACTCCCATGGATTATCAATATCGGAATACCCAACAATCTCATGTTTCCATCCTGATTCTTTAGCAGTATCGACTTCCATTTTAGGGCAGATTAAAAAAGGTTCGCTGTTAGAAAATACACCGATTCCTACAATCCGTTCATGTGGTGTTGTATAAAATTGACTTAAATAATAAATGTTTGGAGTTGATGTAATAAATGAAAAGCTAATATCTTCAGTTTTTAACCAGCTCATTAGTTTGGTAATACGTTGTTCCATAAATATAAGCTCACATCCTATTAAATTGATAACCTAACGTTGGTTCACGATCGTGATCAACAAAAAAAGTTGATCGCGTTGTTTTCTATTGTAATACAAATATTAACAAATCTTAGGGTATGAAGTAAATGGATTATCCCTAAAATGAATGTTGTGAAGGAATTCAGAATAGTAATGTCGTACATATAGTTGAACGATTAAAAGCTGAAAAAGGAGGAAAATAAAATGAAGGTATCATTTCATGGACATGCTGCTGTAATAATTGAGACAGCAGACAAAAAAATCATTATTGACCCGTTTATTAATGGAAATAGTCTTAGTGACCTAAAGGTAGATGATCTAAAAGTAGATAATATTATTCTAACTCACGGACATGGTGACCATTTAGGCGATACAGTTGAAATAGCAAAAAGAAACGATGCCCTTGTAATAGCGCCTAATGAGTTAGCAGTTTACTTAGGCTGGCAAGGAATAAACGCGCACCCCATGCATATCGGCGGAGCACGTCAATTTGATTTTGGGAAGGTAAAGTTTACGCAAGCGTTCCATGGCTCATCGGTTATTGATGAAAATAATAAACAAATTGTTTATACCGGTATGCCTGCAGGCGTTTTAATCTCAAATGAAGGAAAAACCGTTTATCATGCTGGAGATACAGCTTTATTCTCGGATATGAAATTAATTGGTGAGCTTAATAATATAGATCTTGCTTTACTGCCAATTGGCGATAACTTTACAATGGGACCTGAGGATGCGGTCTTGGCCGCAAAATGGCTCAATGCAAAAACGGTCGTTCCTATCCATTTTGATACATTCCCAGTAATAAAGCAGGATGGACAACGTTTTATTTCTAGCTTAAGTGAACATGGTATTAATGGTAAAATCCTAACTCCAGGAGAAACCATTGAGTTATAAATACTAAATAATTAGGATGCTCTAACTATATGTTAGCGGCATCTTTTTTTACAAATTCGTACTGTATTTTGTGTCAAAAACTCTACTTATACTGCGTTTGCATTGAAGTCGGAACTATCTAGAAGTATAATTAAGAGATCAGTAGAACGTAATCGTCTGTAAATGGACGTTTGAAGGTATGGTGAAAAAAGTGGCAACTAAGCATGAGCAAATATTACAGCATATAGAAACTTTAGAGGTTGGCAGTAAGATATCAGTTCGACAAATTGCAAAAGATTTAACTGTAAGTGAAGGTACAGCTTACCGTGCAATTAAAGATGCGGAAAACAAAGGACTCGTTAGTACAATAGAGCGGGTTGGAACGATTCGAATTGAAAAAAAGAAAAAAGAAAATATCGAAAAATTAACATATGCAGAGATTGTTAATATTGTAGATGGACAAGTACTTGGTGGGAGGGAAGGTCTTCATAAGACTTTAAACCGTTTTGTAATTGGTGCCATGAAAGTTGAAGCAATGATGCGCTATACAGGAGCTGGCGATCTTTTGATTGTTGGAAACAGAACAAGAGCACATGTAGAAGCGCTTAAAGCGGGAGCTGCCGTATTGATTACCGGTGGTTTTGACACTGAGGAAAGCACGAAACAATTGGCAGATGATTATAAATTGCCCATCATCTCAACGAGCTATGATACTTTTACAGTAGCAACGATGATTAACAGAGCAATATATGATCAGTTAATTAAAAAAGAGATCGTTGTTGTTGACGATATTCTAACATCTGTGGATCGTACGTTTTTTATGAAAACAACAGATCAAGTTGAAAATTGGTACGAACTAAACCGTGAAACAGGCCATAGCCGTTATCCTGTTGTTGATGAGAACATGAAAGTTCATGGTATGGTGACATCAAAGGATGTATTAGGTGTAGAACGTACAATCACCATTGATAAAGTAATGACAAAAAACCCTCTTACAGTTAATGCAAAGACATCTGTAGCCAATTCTGCTCATATAATGGTTTGGGAAGGGATCGAGGTATTACCAGTTATTGATGATAGCAATCGTTTGCTGGGAATAATAAGTCGTCAGGATGTACTGAAGGCTTTACAGATGATTCAGAGACAACCACAGATTGGTGATACAATTGATGATATCGTAACTAATCAGTTTGCAGAAATTACTGAACATGGTAGTAAAGAAGAAGTATATGAGTGTAAAATAACGCCACAAATGACAAATCATCTCGGTACGATTTCATACGGTGTTTTTACAACAATAGTGACAGAAGCAGGGAGCCGGGTACTTCGCAGCTATAAAAAAGGTGATCTTGTAATAGAAAATTTAACTATTTATTTTATTAAGCCCGTTCAAATTGAAACAACGTTATCCATTCATCCAAAGGTTTTAGAGGTAGGACGTAGGTTTGGTAAAGTAGATGTTGAAGTTTATAACGAAGGTCATTTAGTAGGTAAGGCTTTAATAATGGCACAGCTTATTGATCGTTAACCAGTTTTAGGATATTAACTATCTCCTTTATATAACAAAAGGTCATGCCGAAAAATAACGACATGACCTTTTGTTAACAATAAGAATAAATATCTACACATGCTTGTCTAGCGTTGCTTTTCTAAGTGTTTTGTTGTTCCTCAGTCTCTTTTATAGCGCGTGGTTGGTAAAATCTGTACATTCTAAACCCTTGAATCGAATAAATCAACCCAACTATTAAAAATACCATTCCAACTATATTAGCGGTTGTAGTTTTCCAAATAATGATTTGATCTAATCCGAAGAAAAGCATAAACAGACCAAGTGTGATCGTTGCTTTACTTGAAAGCCATTGTCTATGATTAGGTTGTTTCACCCTGAAATATTTAACACGAAAAAATAAATATAAGGCAATACAAATAATTGATAATACACCAAAAATAGGCATGTGTAAAAATCCTCCAATTTTTCTCTTATTTCATATATTATTGTAACATTAAAAATGATCATATGGTTTAATAATTATAAATGGAAAATGATAATGATCATGGTTTTCGTTACCTGCTGTGGGTGCAGTAACCATAAAGTACGTAGATTGTAAATGTATAGCCATCATGATTTTATCTCTATGATGACTTGTAGTGCATGTATTCCCGTTCAAGGGGTAGGCAGTAGATTGTAGAGAGTACACATAATGTAATTTGAATCAAATTATCCATTAAAGGAGATCGTTAATGAAAACTGAAATACTTAATTTAATTAAAGAGTATGATAAAATAATCATCCATCGACATGTCCGTCCTGATCCAGATGCAATTGGTTCGCAAGGAGGGCTAGCCGAAATCATTAAGGTTTCATTCCCAAAAAAGCAGGTTTATGTTGTTGGGGAGATGGATAGTTCGCTTGAATTTCTTAATAAAATGGACAGCATTCCTAACGAGTATTACTCTGGTGCACTTGTAATCGTATGTGATACAGCGAATACTGAGCGAATAAGTGATGAAAGGTATTGTTTAGGCGAGAAACTTGTAAAGATAGACCATCACCCAAATCATGATCCATATGGTGATATTGTTTGGGTAGATACTACTGCAAGTTCTGCAAGTGAATTAATATACGAGTTTTATTTATATGGTAAAGATAATGGCTTAATAATAAACAGCAGCGCTGCAAGGTTAATTTTTGCTGGAATTGTTGGAGACACAGGACGCTTTTTGTTTCCGAGCACAAATATAAAAACATTTCGCTATGCAGCGGACTTATTAGAGTATAATGTTAATCCAACTAATTTGTATGATCAATTATATAATACAAAAATGGAAGTCGTGCAACTTCAAGGCTATGTGCTACAAAATTTTAAGGTATTAGAAACAGGAGCTGCTTACCTTTCATTAGATAGAGGAACAATTGCAAAATTCAATGTAACTCCATCTGAAGCATCGCAGTTAGTAAGCATACTTGGTAACATAGAAGGGGTATTAGCATGGGTGTTTTTTGTGGAGGAAGAAGATCAAATTAGAGTTCGATTACGCTCAAGGGGACCTGTAATAAATACTATTGCACAAAAGTTCAACGGTGGCGGGCATCCGTTGGCATCTGGAGCTACAATTTATCATTGGGAAGATACATCTGCAGTAATTGAAGAATTAAACAAGGCCTGCATACAATATAAACATAATTAATTTAAAAAAAATATAAAAAGTATGGTGGGTTACCCTTGAACGGTACCACCATACGTAGGTTATGTTATTGTTTTTCGTTCAATGGGAATAAACCAATAGCCTTTGTCTGTTTCATCAATATGAACTTCGACTTTCAATGATAATAATTCTCTTTTGATTAAACGTGCAATTTCGCCCGTTTCAGTAAATGCAGAAAAACCGCTTTTAATTTGTTCAACCTTGGTGCGAACAAGAGTAGTCGTTGAAATAACAAGCATATTGATCCCCCTCTCCATATGGGAAATTGTATTATATTTCTATTGTATTAAATGGAAGGGTAGATGTCGCTTGTCAGATGTGACAAAATTCGGAAATTTCATATTAATTTAGTAATTCTACTTTCAAATAAAGGTCTAACCTAGTAAATAAAACGAGCTGATGTACTTTAACTTGATACTTTTGACCTTCAAGTGTAATGATCTTATTTTCGATCGTTTTAATAATTAACGCTCTATTATTTGCAA
Protein-coding regions in this window:
- a CDS encoding M24 family metallopeptidase, with protein sequence MEQRITKLMSWLKTEDISFSFITSTPNIYYLSQFYTTPHERIVGIGVFSNSEPFLICPKMEVDTAKESGWKHEIVGYSDIDNPWEFIQQAVKRRNIDVNAIAVEKGHLSIQRYEELLSHFPATAFTNVEPFLNQLRLIKDEKELSILRKAAELADFGVEVGVNAISEGKSELEIVATIEFELKKKGVQQMSFATMVLTGAKTASPHGTPDLTKIQSGDLVLFDLGVILDGYCSDITRTIAYQSISDKQHEIYDTVLKSQQAAIEICKPGEEIGRIDTTARSIIEKAGYGDYFTHRIGHGLGIDVHEFPSMNSTNTSKLQHGMTFTIEPGIYVPAVGGVRIEDDLYITKDGVEILTKYPKELQVIKK
- a CDS encoding metal-dependent hydrolase, whose product is MKVSFHGHAAVIIETADKKIIIDPFINGNSLSDLKVDDLKVDNIILTHGHGDHLGDTVEIAKRNDALVIAPNELAVYLGWQGINAHPMHIGGARQFDFGKVKFTQAFHGSSVIDENNKQIVYTGMPAGVLISNEGKTVYHAGDTALFSDMKLIGELNNIDLALLPIGDNFTMGPEDAVLAAKWLNAKTVVPIHFDTFPVIKQDGQRFISSLSEHGINGKILTPGETIEL
- a CDS encoding DRTGG domain-containing protein encodes the protein MATKHEQILQHIETLEVGSKISVRQIAKDLTVSEGTAYRAIKDAENKGLVSTIERVGTIRIEKKKKENIEKLTYAEIVNIVDGQVLGGREGLHKTLNRFVIGAMKVEAMMRYTGAGDLLIVGNRTRAHVEALKAGAAVLITGGFDTEESTKQLADDYKLPIISTSYDTFTVATMINRAIYDQLIKKEIVVVDDILTSVDRTFFMKTTDQVENWYELNRETGHSRYPVVDENMKVHGMVTSKDVLGVERTITIDKVMTKNPLTVNAKTSVANSAHIMVWEGIEVLPVIDDSNRLLGIISRQDVLKALQMIQRQPQIGDTIDDIVTNQFAEITEHGSKEEVYECKITPQMTNHLGTISYGVFTTIVTEAGSRVLRSYKKGDLVIENLTIYFIKPVQIETTLSIHPKVLEVGRRFGKVDVEVYNEGHLVGKALIMAQLIDR
- a CDS encoding YtpI family protein translates to MPIFGVLSIICIALYLFFRVKYFRVKQPNHRQWLSSKATITLGLFMLFFGLDQIIIWKTTTANIVGMVFLIVGLIYSIQGFRMYRFYQPRAIKETEEQQNT
- a CDS encoding DHH family phosphoesterase — protein: MKTEILNLIKEYDKIIIHRHVRPDPDAIGSQGGLAEIIKVSFPKKQVYVVGEMDSSLEFLNKMDSIPNEYYSGALVIVCDTANTERISDERYCLGEKLVKIDHHPNHDPYGDIVWVDTTASSASELIYEFYLYGKDNGLIINSSAARLIFAGIVGDTGRFLFPSTNIKTFRYAADLLEYNVNPTNLYDQLYNTKMEVVQLQGYVLQNFKVLETGAAYLSLDRGTIAKFNVTPSEASQLVSILGNIEGVLAWVFFVEEEDQIRVRLRSRGPVINTIAQKFNGGGHPLASGATIYHWEDTSAVIEELNKACIQYKHN